The sequence CGTTCGCCGTGGCCGGCGCGTGCAGGGGGATCTTGGCCCGATCCGCGCCGAGCTGGAAGTTGAACGGAACCTGGCCGACGCTGACCGTCAGCTTTGAGATCGCGCCGAGATCGACCTCGGGATAGATCCAGCAAGGATTGATCACGTCGACCATGAAGCGCGCCCTGGGGCCGCGCGGCGGGCCGTCGTCCTCCAGGTTCAGCACCAGCTTGCCGCTGCAGGACTGCAGTTGCTGGCTGGTACGGCGCAGCACCGACAGGGCGTCGAGCTTGGACTCAGCTGTGGGCGACACCTGGGCGCCGTCCGCGAAGGCTGCAGCCTTCAGCGTCGAGGGCAGGACCACGGTCAGCGGGCTGGCATAGGCCGGCGAGGAGGGCGACGGCGCGGAGCCGTCGGTGGTGTAGCGGATCTGGCCGAGGCCGAGCTGTGTGCTCAGCCGCACGCTCGCCTGGCCGACGGCGTCGCCGGGAGACTGGTCGACCGCGACCTCCAGCGCCGCAGGATCTGCGGGCAGGCCGAGGGCATGGTAGCGCTCGAACTGGACCGGCATCCTGGCGGCGAAGCCCAGCCAATCGCGGCGGCCCTGAGGCGACCAGCCGGCCTCGGCCACCGCGGCGGCGCGGGGAAAGGCCATGGCGGTCAGCCGGTCGTCGGTGCGGATATGCTCCGTCCACAGGTTGGCCTGCAGGCCCAGGATGTGCGCCCGCTGATCGTCGCTCAGCCCGGCCGGCGCCGGATCGAAGCCGTAGACGTCCTTCAGCGTCACCAGATAGCCGCGCCCGGGCGGCTCGTCGGGTCGGCGCGCCTGGGTGTTGTCGAAATAGAGCACCGGCGCCGGGCTGACGACCGCATCATGCCCGGCCTTGGCCGCCGTCACCGCGCCGTCTACCCCGTGCCAGGACATCACCGTCGCCGAGGCGGGCAGGGGGCCGCCCTCCAGGATTTCGTCCCAGCCGATCAGCCGCCGGCCATGGGCGACGATGAAGTCGTCCATGCGGTGGGTGAACCAGCTCTGCAGGGCGTCCTCGTCCTTCAGGCCCAGGGCCTTGATCCTGGCCTGGATCGCCGGATTGGCCTTCCACTGGTCCTTGACCGCCTCGTCGCCGCCCACGTGGATGAAGGGGCCAGGAAACAGGTCCATGACCTCGGTCAGGACATCGCCCAAAAAGCCGAAGGTCTTGTCGTCGACATTGTAGAGATAGGGGAACACCCCCGCGTCGCTCTGGATCGCCGCCGGCGCCGGCCCGTCCGAGCCGAGTTGCGGATAGGCCAGGATCGCCGACAGGGCGTGGCCGGGCATCTCGATCTCGGGCACGATCATCACATGGCGGGCCGCGGCGTAGGCGACGATCCGGCGAACCTGATCCTGGGTGTAGATCCCGCCGTACAGCCGCGGCTTGCCGGTGGCCGGGTCGATGTCGGCCTGGGCCGCAGCGCCCGCGGGCACGCGCCATCCGCCGACCTCGGTCAGCCGGGGATACTTCTTGATCTCCAGCCGCCATCCCTGGTCGTCGGTCAGGTGCCAGTGCAGCACGTTCAGCTTGTGCAGCGCCATCCAGTCGATCATGTGCTCGATCTCGGCGGGCGACTGGTAGTGGCGGGCCGAGTCGATCATCAGCCCGCGCCAGGAAAAGCGCGGGGCGTCGTGGATGCGTTGGGCCGGGATGCTTACCGGACCCTTGGCGGCGTCGGGCGTCATCAGCTGCCAGGTGGTGACCGCGCCGTAGAACAGCCCTGCGCCGCCGGCGGCGGATATGGTCACGCGGCCCTTCTCGACCCGGAGGTCGTAGGCCTCGGGGCCGCCGGCGACAGTGGGGTCGCGCCGGAAGACGACAGCGGGCGAGGCCCCCGCAGAGGCGACCCGCAGGCCCAGGCCACGGGTGCGTTCGGTCAGGTCGCGTAGATAGTCCGCGGCGGCGCGGGCGTCGGCGTCGCCGGCAGGAGTCTCGATTCGGGCGCCCTCGGCGATGGCCACGGGCGATGCTTGGTCGATGATCTCCTGGCTCGCCGGCAAGGGGACCAGGCTGGACGCAGGCGCAGCGCTGGCGGCTGAAGCCGACAGAGCCAGGATCGACGCGCCCAGAACCAGGGCCGTTCGCAACTCAGCCATGGGCGGCCGCCCCGGTATCCAGCCCGTCGATCCAGGTGTCGATCACGTTCAGGTCGTCGTCGGCCAGCACCAGGTCGGCGCGGTAGCCCGTGGCGATACGGCCCAACTCACCGCCCAGGCCCAGGAACTCGGCCGGGCTCTGGCTGGCCATGCGTACGGCGGTCGGCAGGTCGAGGCCCAGCATCCGCACAGCGTTGCGCACGGCGCTCGCCATGTCGAGATTGGAGCCGGCAAGGGTGCCGTGATCGTCGTAGCAGGCGCCGTTGCGGACGCTGATGTGCTTGCCTTGCAGCATGAAGCTGGCCTGGTCCGAGCCGACACAGGGCATGGCGTCGGTGACCAGCATGAACTTGGCGACCGGCCGGCAGCGCAGGGCCAGGCGCAGCACCACCGGATCGACGTGCTTGCCGTCGACCACGACGCCGGCCCAGGCCTCCTGGCTCTCCAGCGCCGCCCCGACCGCCCCCGGCTCGCGACTGGTCAGGGGCGACATGGCGTTGAACAGGTGGGTGAAGCCGGTCAGGCCGTGGGCCAGGGCGTTGCGCATCGTGGCGTAGGTGGCGTTGGTGTGACCGGCGGCCACGACCACGCCCGCGGCGGCCAGGCGCTGGATCATCTCCACCGGGCTGGCTTCGGGGGCCAGGGTGACCAGGGTGCGGCCGGCGCCCAGCGAGGTCAGGAGGGCGAAGGCGGCGTCATCCAGGCTGCGGAACTTGCTGGCGTCGTGGATGCCCTTGCGGCGCGCATTGAGGAACGGGCCTTCGATGTGCAGGCCCAGCACGCCGGGGGCGCGGGCGGCCAAGGCCTGGCGCGTGGCGCCGATGGCCTGCTCCACCGTGGAAAGGTCATCGCTGATCAGGGTCGGCAGGAAGCCGGTGGTGCCGAATCGCCGGTGCGCGGCGCCGATGCGGGCGATTCCTTCCGGCGTCGGCTGCTCGTTGAACAGCACCCCGCCGCCGCCATTGACCTGGGTGTCGATGAAGCCGGGCAGCAAAAGGCCGCCTGCGAGGTCGCGGGCCGGCGCGCCGGCGCCGACTTCAGCCTGGGGGCCGACGGCGGCGATTCGCCCGCCCTGCACGCGCACGGCCAGCCCGTCCTCGAGCCCGCGGTCGGTCAGGACCCGGCCGTTGATCAGGACGAACTCCATCAGGCGGTCTCTCTGGCAGGCGCGGGACGGGAAAGCATCGGCGGAGGGCCAGAAGGATGGGACGTACTCAGCGACATCGAACCGTTCGGCCTCCTCAAGCGCCTTGGGTGTTCAGCTCGGCCACGAAGTCGTAGGCGTCGCCGCGATAATAGGATTGGGTGAATTCCACCGGCCGGCCCTCGCGCACGAAGCCGCGCCGCTCGATGAACAGGCCCGGCGCTCCCTCGGCGACGCCCAGCAGCTTGGCCTTCTCGCCGGTGAAAAGCACCGCCCTCAGGCGCTGCAGGGCGCGCACCGGGCGCGAGCTGTGGATGTCGAGCGCGTCGTAGAGCGACTCGGTGACCGCGAATTCCGAGGGCAGGCAAGGGCCGGGCACGGTCGAATATTCCAGCGCCATGGGCTCGCCGTCGGCGAAGCGGATGCGGTTGAAGCGATAGACCGGCGATCCGGGGCCGATCCCCAGGGCCAGCGACTCTTCGGGATTGGCCGAGCCGGCGGCTCGGCTGAGCCAGGCGCTCTCGGGCTTGCGGCCGCGGCTGATCATGTCCTCCGAGAAGGACGTCAGCTTGGAGAAGCTCTTTTCCACGCGCGCGGCGACAAAGGTGCCGGCGCCCTGGCGGCGGGTCAGCATGCCTTCGCTGACCAGGGCGTCCAGCGCCTTGCGCACCGTGATTCGCGACACCCCCAGCTGTTCGGCCAGGATTCGCTCGGGCGGCAGGGCCTCCTCGGCGGCGAGCCGGTTGTCGGCGATGGCGTCCCGCAGGGCGCGGCGCAGCTGTTGATACAGGGGCGCGCGCCCCTGTTCGTCGAGCCTGCCGATGACATCGGAAATCGAAGCCAACTTCACCCCTCCCGCCGCGCGCCCGGTCTCGTTGGGCGGCGTGAAGCGTATCTGACACACAACAATACCATTTGCATATCAATTTTTGATTGGTGTGAGATTGGCATAGTTTTGGGCTTGCAATTTGTCTCAGTCTGGTGACAGTCTCGCTTCGCAAGGACCAAATGGTCGCATCTAGGCGCCATAACCGGTCCTACTGGTAATGAATTGGGCTTGAGGGAGCCGGCCGCCATTTGGTGGAGCCGCAGAGGGGGAGATACCCATGAATATTCGTAGGCGTGTGCTCATCGGATCGGCGAGCGCGGCCGCTATCATCTGCGCCGGGGCGCCCGCGTTCGCGGCGGCTGCGGCGACTTCGCCCATCGACGAAATCGTCGTCACCGGCATCCGCGAGTCGCTGCAGCGGGCGATCGAGGTCAAGAAGAACTCGGACAACCAGGTCGATGCGATCTCGGCCACCGACATCGGCAAACTGCCCGACAAGAACGTCGCCGACGCCCTGCAGCGCATTCCCGGCGTCAATATCTCGTCCGCCGCGAGCGGCGAGGGCGGCTTCGACGAAAACGACCGTGTCTCCATCCGCGGCACGCCGGCCAGCCTGACCAATGTCACGATCGACGGCCACGCTGTCGCGACCGGCGACTGGTTCATCCTCGACCAGTTCCAGACGGTCGGCCGCAGCACCAGCTTCGATCTGGTGCCGTCCGAAGTGGTTCAGGCGGTCGAGGTCTACAAGACCCAGAGCGCTGAACAGCTCGAGGGTGGCGTCGCCGGCGCGGTCGACGTCATCACCCGCAAGCCGCTCGACTTCCACAAGCCGTTCTCGGCCGAGCTTTCGGTGCAGGGCGCCTACAACACCATCTCCGGCGAGACCAAGCCCCAGGTGAACGGGCTGATCAACTGGAAGAACGACGCCGGCACCTTCGGGGTCTTGC is a genomic window of Phenylobacterium montanum containing:
- a CDS encoding family 20 glycosylhydrolase → MAELRTALVLGASILALSASAASAAPASSLVPLPASQEIIDQASPVAIAEGARIETPAGDADARAAADYLRDLTERTRGLGLRVASAGASPAVVFRRDPTVAGGPEAYDLRVEKGRVTISAAGGAGLFYGAVTTWQLMTPDAAKGPVSIPAQRIHDAPRFSWRGLMIDSARHYQSPAEIEHMIDWMALHKLNVLHWHLTDDQGWRLEIKKYPRLTEVGGWRVPAGAAAQADIDPATGKPRLYGGIYTQDQVRRIVAYAAARHVMIVPEIEMPGHALSAILAYPQLGSDGPAPAAIQSDAGVFPYLYNVDDKTFGFLGDVLTEVMDLFPGPFIHVGGDEAVKDQWKANPAIQARIKALGLKDEDALQSWFTHRMDDFIVAHGRRLIGWDEILEGGPLPASATVMSWHGVDGAVTAAKAGHDAVVSPAPVLYFDNTQARRPDEPPGRGYLVTLKDVYGFDPAPAGLSDDQRAHILGLQANLWTEHIRTDDRLTAMAFPRAAAVAEAGWSPQGRRDWLGFAARMPVQFERYHALGLPADPAALEVAVDQSPGDAVGQASVRLSTQLGLGQIRYTTDGSAPSPSSPAYASPLTVVLPSTLKAAAFADGAQVSPTAESKLDALSVLRRTSQQLQSCSGKLVLNLEDDGPPRGPRARFMVDVINPCWIYPEVDLGAISKLTVSVGQVPFNFQLGADRAKIPLHAPATANGELEVRLDRCDAPPIAVLPLPPARPGVELSTLSADLPKLSGRHALCLSFTAKSLDPMSVIDWVQLVPAASASAKAGS
- the nagA gene encoding N-acetylglucosamine-6-phosphate deacetylase; the protein is MEFVLINGRVLTDRGLEDGLAVRVQGGRIAAVGPQAEVGAGAPARDLAGGLLLPGFIDTQVNGGGGVLFNEQPTPEGIARIGAAHRRFGTTGFLPTLISDDLSTVEQAIGATRQALAARAPGVLGLHIEGPFLNARRKGIHDASKFRSLDDAAFALLTSLGAGRTLVTLAPEASPVEMIQRLAAAGVVVAAGHTNATYATMRNALAHGLTGFTHLFNAMSPLTSREPGAVGAALESQEAWAGVVVDGKHVDPVVLRLALRCRPVAKFMLVTDAMPCVGSDQASFMLQGKHISVRNGACYDDHGTLAGSNLDMASAVRNAVRMLGLDLPTAVRMASQSPAEFLGLGGELGRIATGYRADLVLADDDLNVIDTWIDGLDTGAAAHG
- a CDS encoding GntR family transcriptional regulator: MASISDVIGRLDEQGRAPLYQQLRRALRDAIADNRLAAEEALPPERILAEQLGVSRITVRKALDALVSEGMLTRRQGAGTFVAARVEKSFSKLTSFSEDMISRGRKPESAWLSRAAGSANPEESLALGIGPGSPVYRFNRIRFADGEPMALEYSTVPGPCLPSEFAVTESLYDALDIHSSRPVRALQRLRAVLFTGEKAKLLGVAEGAPGLFIERRGFVREGRPVEFTQSYYRGDAYDFVAELNTQGA